In a single window of the Anaerolineales bacterium genome:
- a CDS encoding TetR/AcrR family transcriptional regulator: MARSLKPERRTEFLDAALKLFVEKGVARTSTAEIAREAGSAAGTLFLYFPTKQDLIDALILRVAREQSEHINGLLSPALSTRDSFWTIWEGSLRWFLDHPEAYSYARQVRDTRTIGEKAVRESEGYFRYYFAAVQQGLQERQIKPYPIELVGGMLYQQIVGVMSLIGPGTSPAKREEYIRSGFEIFWNGIRSNAADESGTGRTTG; encoded by the coding sequence ATGGCCCGCAGCCTGAAGCCGGAGCGAAGAACCGAGTTCCTGGATGCCGCATTGAAGCTTTTCGTCGAAAAAGGCGTCGCCCGCACATCGACCGCCGAGATCGCCCGGGAGGCCGGGAGCGCGGCCGGCACATTGTTCCTTTATTTCCCGACCAAACAGGATTTGATCGATGCGCTGATCCTGCGTGTCGCCCGGGAGCAATCGGAGCACATCAACGGCTTGCTGAGCCCCGCGCTTTCGACTCGGGATTCTTTCTGGACCATCTGGGAAGGTTCGCTGCGCTGGTTTCTGGATCATCCGGAGGCATACAGCTATGCCCGGCAGGTCCGGGATACGCGCACCATAGGCGAAAAAGCCGTCCGCGAGAGCGAAGGGTACTTCCGATACTACTTCGCGGCGGTGCAACAGGGATTGCAGGAGCGGCAAATCAAGCCGTATCCGATCGAGCTGGTCGGGGGGATGCTGTATCAACAGATCGTTGGCGTGATGAGCCTGATCGGGCCGGGAACGAGCCCGGCGAAGCGGGAAGAATACATCCGTTCGGGGTTCGAAATATTCTGGAACGGGATCCGCAGCAACGCTGCGGATGAATCCGGGACGGGAAGGACAACGGGATGA